A single region of the Pseudomonas sp. VD-NE ins genome encodes:
- a CDS encoding beta-ketoacyl-ACP synthase III — MHNVVISGTGLYTPANSISNEELVQSFNAYVAQFNADNAQAIASGEVQALTESSAAFIEKASGIKSRFVMDKDGILDPQRMAPRLPERSNDEWSVLCQMAIGAAEQALQRAGKTAADIDGVIVACSNLQRAYPAIAIEVQEALGIQGFGFDMNVACSSATFGIQAAANSVQLGQARAILMVNPEVCTGHLNFRDRDSHFIFGDAATAVIIERADTATSKHQFDVVSTKLLTKFSNNIRNNFGFLNRAAEEGVGARDKLFVQEGRKVFKDVCPMVAELIGEHLQENQLNVGDVKRFWLHQANLSMNHLIVRKLLGREATEEEAPVILDTYANTSSAGSVIAFHKYQDDLAAGSLAVLSSFGAGYSIGSVILRKR, encoded by the coding sequence ATGCATAACGTCGTCATCAGCGGCACCGGCCTGTACACCCCGGCCAACAGCATCTCCAACGAAGAGCTGGTGCAGTCTTTCAACGCCTACGTCGCCCAGTTCAACGCCGACAACGCCCAAGCCATTGCCAGCGGCGAAGTCCAGGCCCTGACCGAATCCAGCGCCGCGTTCATCGAAAAAGCCTCGGGCATCAAGAGCCGCTTTGTCATGGACAAGGACGGCATCCTCGATCCACAACGCATGGCACCACGCCTGCCGGAGCGTTCCAACGACGAATGGTCGGTGCTCTGCCAGATGGCCATCGGCGCTGCCGAACAAGCCCTGCAACGCGCCGGCAAAACCGCCGCTGATATCGACGGCGTGATCGTTGCCTGCTCCAACCTGCAACGTGCTTACCCGGCCATCGCCATCGAAGTCCAGGAAGCTCTGGGCATTCAGGGCTTCGGTTTCGACATGAACGTGGCCTGCTCCTCGGCGACTTTCGGCATTCAGGCCGCCGCCAACAGCGTGCAGCTGGGCCAGGCTCGGGCGATCCTGATGGTCAACCCGGAAGTCTGCACCGGGCACCTGAACTTCCGCGACCGCGACAGCCACTTCATCTTCGGCGACGCCGCGACTGCGGTGATCATCGAGCGTGCTGACACCGCGACGTCCAAGCACCAGTTCGACGTGGTCAGCACCAAGCTACTGACCAAGTTCTCCAACAACATCCGCAACAACTTCGGCTTCCTCAACCGCGCAGCGGAAGAGGGCGTTGGTGCTCGCGACAAGCTGTTCGTGCAGGAAGGCCGCAAGGTGTTCAAGGATGTCTGCCCGATGGTCGCCGAGCTGATTGGTGAACATCTGCAAGAGAACCAGCTCAACGTCGGCGACGTGAAGCGCTTCTGGCTGCACCAGGCCAACCTGAGCATGAACCACCTGATCGTGCGCAAACTGCTGGGTCGTGAAGCCACCGAGGAAGAAGCGCCGGTGATTCTCGACACCTACGCCAACACCAGCTCCGCAGGTTCGGTCATTGCTTTCCACAAATATCAGGACGATCTGGCTGCCGGTTCGCTGGCAGTGTTGAGCTCGTTCGGTGCGGGCTATTCGATCGGCAGCGTGATTCTGCGCAAGCGTTGA
- a CDS encoding RNA polymerase sigma factor: MAADDTQLLSRLLAGEQQAFKELVTTYQSAMRAVAYAIVGQRHVEEVVQDAWLSVVRHIASFEGRSSLKTWLLTITANSAKSRYKLNRREVLMDDLPSPHGTIDDDRFSPGDGHWLVAPFAWHQDTPEALLTESELRDCLEHTLLNLSELQSSVLLLRERQGLELEEICNLLEISLSNVRVLLHRARLKVFATVEHFEETGEC, translated from the coding sequence ATGGCGGCTGACGACACCCAACTGCTTTCGCGCCTGCTGGCCGGTGAGCAACAGGCTTTCAAGGAACTGGTGACGACGTATCAGAGCGCCATGCGCGCCGTGGCGTATGCGATTGTCGGCCAGCGCCACGTTGAAGAAGTGGTGCAGGACGCCTGGCTATCGGTGGTGCGCCACATCGCCAGCTTCGAAGGCCGTTCCAGTCTGAAAACCTGGCTGCTGACCATCACGGCCAACTCGGCCAAAAGTCGTTACAAACTAAATCGCCGTGAAGTGTTGATGGATGATCTGCCTTCGCCCCACGGCACCATCGATGACGACCGCTTTTCTCCCGGTGACGGCCATTGGCTGGTCGCTCCGTTCGCCTGGCACCAGGACACACCGGAAGCGCTGCTGACCGAGAGCGAATTGCGCGACTGTCTCGAACACACCTTGTTGAATCTATCGGAATTGCAAAGCAGCGTTTTGCTGCTGCGCGAGCGTCAGGGACTGGAGCTGGAGGAGATCTGTAATCTTCTGGAGATCTCGCTCTCCAATGTCCGTGTGCTGCTGCATCGTGCGCGGCTGAAAGTCTTCGCGACCGTGGAGCATTTTGAGGAGACCGGGGAATGCTGA
- a CDS encoding anti-sigma factor, whose amino-acid sequence MLTCKEQVARSSDYLDGQLSFREKLMVRHHLMFCPNCRRFIRQMRLMQATLKAMPEKPEDGVDALAERLAEQRRKDNPL is encoded by the coding sequence ATGCTGACCTGTAAGGAACAAGTGGCGCGCTCCAGCGACTATCTTGATGGCCAATTGAGCTTTCGCGAAAAGCTGATGGTGCGTCATCACCTGATGTTTTGCCCGAACTGCCGGCGTTTCATTCGCCAGATGCGTTTGATGCAAGCCACCTTGAAGGCGATGCCGGAGAAACCGGAGGACGGGGTGGATGCGCTGGCTGAGCGTCTGGCCGAGCAACGACGAAAAGATAATCCCCTGTAG
- a CDS encoding putative porin: MRLASTKTAAALCGGLLLAMSVPASAAVDAKLLDMLKANGSISQAQYIELQTELAKDQKAQQIAQQAQQETNEQVAAVAKKTNEQSVFDQKLAWAAKTQFKGDVRIRQETIKIDGEPNNGGRDKDRQRIRARLGAYTEINPQVDTGIRIATGGGDDARSTNQDQDNYFDKKQIWLDLGYIDYHPDQIKNLHIIGGKMLQPWVSMGDVIWDSDINPEGLAVTYKYPLGSSAELFGSLGNYNLKDNVDGDGVQFRHDLRLTAGQLGSRFNITDNLKVTVGGSVYAYQNDEDSRCTGTSTPCALAVNGNSANNEFRLYEGFSQVDIGGLPMPLSFYGQYVKNNDAVTDQDTAWLLGAKSKVFGLNLDYNYRDVQRNAVVGAFTDSDFANGTTGSRGHKFKVGYDIDKNFAIGATYFLTKADFASRTQRDADANTLQLDAEAKF, encoded by the coding sequence ATGCGTCTTGCTTCCACGAAAACTGCGGCGGCCCTGTGCGGTGGCTTGTTGCTGGCCATGAGTGTTCCGGCCAGTGCTGCAGTCGACGCCAAACTGCTCGACATGCTCAAGGCTAACGGTTCCATTTCCCAGGCGCAGTACATCGAACTGCAAACTGAACTGGCCAAGGATCAGAAGGCTCAGCAAATCGCCCAGCAGGCGCAGCAAGAGACCAACGAACAAGTCGCCGCTGTTGCGAAGAAAACCAACGAACAAAGCGTCTTCGACCAGAAACTCGCCTGGGCTGCGAAAACCCAGTTCAAGGGTGATGTGCGTATCCGTCAGGAAACCATCAAGATCGACGGCGAACCGAACAACGGCGGCCGCGACAAGGATCGTCAGCGCATCCGTGCCCGCCTGGGTGCCTACACCGAGATCAACCCGCAGGTCGACACCGGCATCCGTATCGCCACCGGCGGCGGCGACGATGCCCGTTCGACTAACCAGGACCAGGACAACTACTTCGACAAGAAGCAGATCTGGCTCGACCTGGGCTACATCGACTACCACCCTGACCAGATCAAGAACCTGCACATCATCGGCGGCAAGATGCTGCAACCGTGGGTCAGCATGGGCGACGTGATCTGGGATAGCGACATCAACCCGGAAGGTCTGGCCGTTACCTACAAATACCCATTGGGCAGCAGCGCCGAACTGTTCGGCAGCCTGGGTAACTACAACCTCAAGGACAACGTCGACGGCGACGGCGTGCAATTCCGTCACGACCTGCGTCTGACCGCTGGCCAGTTGGGTAGCCGCTTCAACATCACCGACAACCTGAAAGTAACCGTGGGCGGCAGTGTGTACGCCTACCAGAACGACGAAGACAGCCGCTGCACCGGCACTTCCACACCATGTGCGCTGGCAGTCAACGGCAACTCGGCCAACAACGAATTCCGTCTGTATGAAGGGTTCAGCCAGGTCGACATCGGCGGCCTGCCAATGCCACTGTCGTTCTACGGTCAGTACGTGAAGAACAACGATGCCGTGACCGATCAGGACACCGCATGGCTGTTGGGCGCCAAGTCGAAAGTCTTCGGCCTGAACCTCGATTACAACTATCGTGACGTGCAGCGCAACGCCGTGGTCGGCGCCTTCACCGACTCCGACTTCGCCAACGGCACCACCGGTTCCCGTGGTCACAAGTTCAAGGTCGGTTACGACATCGACAAGAACTTCGCCATTGGCGCTACGTACTTCCTGACCAAGGCCGACTTCGCCAGCCGAACCCAGCGTGATGCGGACGCCAACACCCTGCAGCTGGATGCGGAAGCCAAGTTCTAA
- a CDS encoding GNAT family N-acetyltransferase, translating to MPLQRLQNLSQIAPASWDALVPETQPFLRHAFLSALEDSGSVGPHTGWQAEHLLHIEDGRLIAALPSYRKWHSYGEYVFDHGWADACARAGIDYYPKLLTAVPFSPVSGPRLLAANVEDGFELLKSLPGYLEIEGLSSAHINFTDAFTDAAMAEQPGWLQRIGCQYHWQNRGYRDFQDFLDVLSSRKRKQMRKEREQVAGQGFEFEWLEGRELDEAQWDFVYACYANTYAVRRQTPYLTREFFSLLAERMPEAIRVVLAKQGSRPVAMAFSLVGGDSFYGRYWGCLAEFDRLHFETCFYQGMDYAIAQGYQRFDAGAQGEHKLIRGFEPVITHSWHYLRHPGLKAAVKDFLQQERAGILAYAEEAKTALPYRQT from the coding sequence ATGCCGTTGCAACGCCTGCAAAACCTGTCGCAAATCGCTCCCGCAAGTTGGGATGCGCTGGTACCTGAAACCCAGCCATTTCTGCGCCATGCCTTTCTCAGTGCGCTGGAAGACAGTGGTAGCGTTGGCCCCCACACTGGCTGGCAAGCTGAGCATTTGCTGCACATCGAAGATGGTCGGCTGATCGCCGCACTGCCCAGTTACCGCAAGTGGCATTCCTACGGCGAGTACGTGTTCGATCACGGCTGGGCCGACGCCTGCGCCCGCGCCGGCATCGATTACTACCCCAAGCTTTTGACGGCTGTGCCATTCAGTCCGGTGAGCGGCCCGCGCCTGCTGGCGGCCAATGTCGAAGACGGTTTCGAACTGCTCAAGAGCCTGCCCGGCTACCTGGAGATCGAAGGGCTTTCCAGCGCGCACATCAACTTCACCGACGCTTTCACCGATGCTGCGATGGCCGAACAACCGGGCTGGCTGCAGCGCATTGGCTGTCAATATCACTGGCAGAATCGCGGGTATCGCGACTTTCAGGATTTCCTCGACGTGCTCAGTTCGCGCAAGCGCAAGCAGATGCGCAAGGAACGCGAGCAGGTGGCGGGGCAGGGCTTTGAATTTGAGTGGCTGGAGGGGCGCGAGCTGGACGAGGCGCAGTGGGATTTTGTCTACGCCTGTTACGCCAATACCTATGCAGTACGTCGGCAAACGCCATATCTGACGCGAGAGTTTTTCAGTCTGCTGGCCGAGCGCATGCCCGAGGCGATTCGCGTGGTGCTGGCCAAACAGGGCTCACGGCCGGTGGCGATGGCGTTCAGTCTGGTGGGTGGCGACAGTTTCTACGGACGCTATTGGGGCTGTCTGGCGGAGTTTGATCGGCTGCACTTCGAGACGTGTTTTTATCAGGGTATGGATTACGCGATCGCGCAGGGGTATCAGCGTTTCGATGCCGGTGCTCAGGGCGAGCACAAGTTGATTCGCGGGTTCGAGCCGGTGATCACCCATTCGTGGCATTACTTGCGCCATCCGGGGTTGAAAGCGGCGGTGAAAGACTTCCTGCAACAGGAACGTGCCGGCATCCTCGCCTATGCCGAAGAAGCCAAAACAGCCTTGCCCTATCGCCAGACATAG
- the aqpZ gene encoding aquaporin Z, with the protein MSLFKRSVTELLGTFWLVLGGCGSAVIAASSPLGIGVLGVALAFGLTVLTMAFAIGHISGCHLNPAVSVGLFVGGRFPAKELPAYIIAQVLGAILAAALIAHIASGKEGFDIATGLASNGYGEHSPGKCSMAAGFVTELVMTAMFVIIILGATDRRAPPGLAPIAIGLGLTLIHLISIPVTNTSVNPARSTGPALMVGGWAIAQLWMFWVAPLIGAVVGGGVYRWLGKEE; encoded by the coding sequence ATGTCTCTGTTCAAACGTTCAGTCACTGAGTTGTTGGGTACGTTCTGGTTGGTATTGGGTGGTTGCGGCAGCGCGGTGATCGCCGCGTCTTCACCGCTGGGAATCGGGGTGCTGGGGGTGGCCTTGGCGTTTGGTCTGACGGTGTTGACCATGGCATTCGCCATCGGCCACATCAGCGGCTGTCATCTCAACCCGGCCGTCTCGGTCGGTCTGTTCGTCGGCGGTCGGTTTCCGGCCAAGGAGTTGCCCGCTTACATCATTGCCCAAGTGCTCGGCGCGATTCTCGCGGCGGCGCTGATCGCGCACATCGCCAGCGGCAAGGAGGGCTTCGATATCGCCACCGGCCTGGCGTCCAACGGTTATGGCGAACACTCGCCAGGCAAATGCTCGATGGCGGCGGGGTTTGTCACTGAGCTCGTGATGACCGCAATGTTTGTGATCATCATCCTCGGCGCCACCGATAGACGCGCACCGCCGGGACTGGCACCGATCGCCATCGGCCTGGGCCTGACGTTGATACATCTGATCTCGATTCCCGTCACCAATACTTCCGTAAATCCGGCGCGCAGTACCGGCCCGGCGTTGATGGTCGGCGGCTGGGCGATCGCGCAGTTGTGGATGTTCTGGGTCGCGCCGTTGATTGGCGCGGTGGTCGGTGGCGGGGTTTATCGCTGGTTGGGCAAGGAAGAGTAG
- a CDS encoding ABC transporter ATP-binding protein, which yields MLYRRFEQLIDVFRDAPTASPPDRVLPFYTYYLKQVWPSFAALLTVGLFGALIEVALFSYLSRIIDLAQGAPNPNFFQEHGLELAWMAVVALILRPVFVGLHDLLVHQTLSPSMTSMIRWQNHSYVLKQSLNFFQNDFAGRIAQRIMQTGNSLRDSAVQAVDALWHVLIYAISSLVLFAEADWRLMIPLLTWIAAYIGALCYFVPRVKERSVVSSDARSKLMGRIVDGYTNIATLKLFAHTNYEQQYAREAIEEQTEKAQLAGRVVTSMDIAITTMNGLLIVGTTGLALWLWTQSLITVGAIALATGLVIRIVNMSGWIMWVVTGIFENIGMVQDGLQTISQPVSVTDHEQAKPLEVARGEVRFEHVDFHYGKKRGIIGDLNLNIKPGEKIGLIGPSGAGKSTLVNLLLRLYDVEGGRIMIDGQNIAEVGQESLRARIGMITQDTSLLHRSIRDNLLYGKPDATDAELWDAVHKARADEFIPLLSDAEGRTGFDAHVGERGVKLSGGQRQRIAIARVLLKDAPILIMDEATSALDSEVEAAIQESLETLMQGKTVIAIAHRLSTIARMDRLVVLENGKIAESGTHAELLAHRGLYARLWAHQTGGFVGID from the coding sequence ATGCTCTATCGCCGTTTCGAACAACTGATCGACGTGTTCCGCGACGCCCCCACGGCATCCCCGCCGGATCGCGTGCTGCCCTTCTACACCTATTACCTGAAGCAGGTCTGGCCGAGTTTTGCCGCCCTGCTCACCGTCGGACTGTTCGGCGCCTTGATCGAAGTGGCGTTGTTCAGCTACCTCAGTCGCATCATTGACCTCGCCCAAGGTGCACCGAATCCGAATTTCTTTCAGGAGCATGGCCTGGAATTGGCCTGGATGGCCGTGGTCGCGCTGATCTTGCGCCCGGTCTTTGTCGGCCTGCACGACCTGCTGGTGCACCAGACCCTGAGCCCGAGCATGACCAGCATGATTCGCTGGCAGAACCACAGCTACGTGCTCAAGCAGAGCCTTAACTTTTTCCAGAATGACTTCGCTGGTCGTATCGCCCAACGCATCATGCAGACGGGCAACTCGCTACGTGACTCTGCGGTGCAAGCAGTGGATGCGTTGTGGCATGTGCTGATCTACGCGATCAGCTCGCTGGTGCTGTTCGCCGAGGCGGACTGGCGCCTGATGATTCCGTTGCTGACGTGGATCGCCGCTTACATTGGCGCGCTCTGTTACTTCGTGCCGCGGGTCAAGGAGCGCTCGGTGGTGTCCTCCGATGCACGCTCCAAACTGATGGGGCGGATCGTCGATGGTTACACCAATATCGCCACCCTGAAGCTGTTCGCCCATACCAATTACGAGCAGCAATACGCCCGCGAAGCAATCGAAGAACAAACCGAAAAAGCCCAACTGGCGGGCCGCGTTGTGACCAGCATGGACATCGCCATTACCACCATGAACGGCCTGTTGATCGTCGGCACCACGGGCCTGGCCTTGTGGCTGTGGACGCAATCGCTGATCACTGTCGGGGCGATTGCCCTGGCAACCGGTCTGGTGATTCGCATCGTCAACATGTCCGGCTGGATCATGTGGGTGGTCACCGGCATTTTCGAAAACATCGGCATGGTCCAGGACGGCTTACAGACCATTTCGCAACCGGTCAGCGTCACCGATCACGAGCAGGCCAAACCGCTGGAAGTCGCCCGTGGCGAAGTGCGTTTCGAGCACGTGGATTTTCACTACGGCAAGAAGCGCGGCATCATCGGCGACCTTAATCTGAACATCAAACCGGGTGAGAAAATCGGTTTGATCGGGCCGTCCGGCGCCGGTAAATCGACGCTGGTCAACCTGTTGCTGCGCTTGTACGACGTCGAGGGCGGACGGATTATGATCGACGGCCAGAACATCGCCGAAGTCGGCCAGGAAAGTCTGCGTGCGCGGATCGGCATGATCACCCAGGACACCTCGCTACTGCACCGTTCGATCCGCGATAACTTGCTGTACGGCAAACCGGATGCGACCGACGCCGAGTTGTGGGATGCGGTGCACAAGGCGCGCGCCGATGAGTTCATTCCGCTGCTGTCGGACGCCGAAGGGCGCACCGGGTTTGACGCGCACGTCGGTGAGCGCGGGGTGAAACTGTCCGGTGGCCAACGTCAGCGCATCGCGATTGCGCGGGTGTTGCTCAAGGACGCGCCGATCCTGATCATGGACGAAGCGACCTCGGCACTGGATTCGGAAGTCGAAGCGGCGATTCAGGAAAGCCTGGAAACCCTGATGCAGGGCAAAACCGTGATCGCGATTGCGCACCGGCTCTCGACGATCGCGCGTATGGATCGGCTGGTGGTGCTGGAGAACGGCAAGATTGCCGAGAGCGGCACCCATGCCGAGCTGTTGGCCCATCGCGGTCTGTATGCACGGCTATGGGCGCATCAGACCGGAGGGTTTGTCGGCATCGACTGA
- a CDS encoding peptidylprolyl isomerase, whose translation MLKKLALAAGTVLFAANLMAATPVKAPHVLLDTTNGQIEIELDPVKAPISTKNFLDYVNSGFYTNTIFHRVIPGFMAQGGGFTQQMQQKDTKAPIKNEASNGLHNVRGTLSMARTSNPDSATSQFFINVADNAFLDPGRDAGYAVFAKVVKGMDVVDVIVNSQTTTKSGMQNVPVDPVIIKSAKVID comes from the coding sequence ATGCTGAAAAAACTCGCCCTCGCCGCTGGTACTGTGCTGTTTGCCGCCAACCTGATGGCTGCCACGCCGGTCAAAGCACCGCACGTGCTGCTGGACACCACCAACGGCCAGATCGAAATCGAACTGGACCCGGTCAAGGCGCCGATCAGTACCAAGAACTTTCTCGATTACGTCAACAGCGGTTTCTACACCAACACCATTTTCCACCGCGTGATCCCGGGCTTCATGGCTCAGGGCGGCGGCTTCACCCAGCAGATGCAACAGAAAGACACCAAGGCACCGATCAAGAACGAAGCCAGCAATGGCCTGCACAACGTTCGCGGCACCTTGTCGATGGCGCGCACCTCCAACCCGGATTCGGCCACCAGCCAGTTCTTCATCAACGTGGCTGACAACGCGTTCCTTGATCCGGGCCGTGACGCCGGTTACGCGGTGTTCGCCAAAGTTGTCAAGGGCATGGACGTGGTCGACGTCATCGTCAACTCGCAAACCACCACTAAAAGCGGCATGCAAAACGTGCCTGTCGACCCTGTGATCATCAAGTCGGCCAAAGTCATCGACTAA
- a CDS encoding alpha/beta fold hydrolase, with protein sequence MAWFEHEGCNLHYEEYGHGAPLLLVHGLGSSTLDWEMQIPALAAHYRVIVPDIRGHGRSDKPRERYSIAGFSADMLALIEHLNLGPVHYVGLSMGGMIGFQFGVDHPDQLKSLTIVNSAPEVKIRSRDDYWQWFKRWSLMRLLSLASIGKALGGKLFPKPEQADLRQKMAERWAKNDKRAYLASFDAIVGWGVQERLSRVSCPTLVISADRDYTPVALKETYVKLLPNARLVVIADSRHATPLDQPERFNQTLLEFLAAADIQSQDH encoded by the coding sequence ATGGCCTGGTTCGAACATGAAGGTTGCAACTTGCACTACGAGGAATATGGCCACGGCGCGCCGTTGCTGCTGGTTCACGGGCTTGGTTCGAGCACCCTGGACTGGGAAATGCAGATCCCGGCCCTGGCCGCGCACTATCGGGTGATCGTCCCGGATATCCGTGGTCACGGGCGCTCGGACAAACCGCGCGAGCGCTACAGCATCGCCGGTTTCAGTGCCGATATGCTGGCGCTGATCGAGCATCTGAATCTTGGCCCGGTGCATTACGTCGGGCTGTCGATGGGCGGGATGATCGGCTTCCAGTTTGGCGTCGATCATCCTGACCAGCTCAAGAGCCTGACCATCGTCAACAGCGCACCCGAAGTCAAAATCCGCAGCCGCGACGACTACTGGCAGTGGTTCAAACGCTGGAGCCTGATGCGACTGCTCAGCCTCGCCAGCATCGGCAAAGCCCTCGGCGGCAAACTTTTTCCGAAACCGGAACAAGCCGATCTACGGCAGAAAATGGCCGAACGCTGGGCAAAAAACGACAAACGTGCTTATCTCGCCAGCTTCGATGCAATTGTTGGCTGGGGGGTTCAGGAACGACTTTCCCGAGTGTCCTGTCCAACGCTCGTCATCAGCGCCGACCGTGACTACACACCGGTCGCACTGAAAGAAACCTATGTAAAACTGCTGCCGAATGCGCGGCTGGTGGTGATCGCCGATTCACGCCACGCCACCCCGCTCGATCAACCCGAACGCTTCAACCAAACGCTGCTGGAGTTTCTCGCCGCAGCCGATATTCAATCTCAGGATCACTGA
- a CDS encoding LysR family transcriptional regulator: MKAPRVTLDQWRTLQAVVDHGGFAQAAEALHRSQSSVSYTVARMQDQLGVPLLRIDGRKAVLTEAGGVLLRRSRQLVKQASQLEDLAHHMEQGWEAEVRLVVDAAYPSARIVRALTAFMPQSRGCRVRLREEVLSGVEEVLLEGVADLAITGLSIPGYLGAELSDVEFVAVAHPDHPLHRLNRELSFQDLETQMQVVIRDSGRQQPRDVGWLGAEQRWTVGSLATAATFVSSGLGFAWLPRHMIERELKDGSLKLLPLDRGGNRNSSFYLYSNKDKPLGPATQILIELLRTFDTLPLDAPFAAPEQA, from the coding sequence ATGAAAGCGCCCCGCGTGACCCTTGATCAATGGCGAACATTGCAGGCCGTGGTCGACCACGGCGGATTCGCCCAGGCCGCCGAGGCCTTGCACCGTTCGCAATCGTCGGTGAGTTACACCGTCGCCCGCATGCAGGACCAACTCGGCGTGCCGTTGCTGCGCATCGACGGGCGTAAAGCCGTGCTCACCGAAGCCGGTGGCGTATTGCTGCGCCGTTCGCGGCAATTGGTGAAACAGGCCAGTCAACTGGAAGATCTTGCCCATCACATGGAGCAAGGCTGGGAAGCCGAAGTGCGGCTGGTGGTCGACGCCGCCTATCCAAGTGCGCGCATCGTCCGCGCGTTGACCGCGTTCATGCCACAGAGTCGCGGCTGCCGCGTGCGTCTGCGTGAGGAAGTATTGTCGGGTGTCGAAGAAGTGCTGCTTGAAGGCGTGGCCGATCTGGCCATCACTGGCCTGAGCATTCCCGGTTATCTCGGCGCGGAATTGAGCGATGTCGAGTTTGTCGCCGTCGCCCACCCCGATCACCCGCTGCATCGGCTCAATCGCGAACTGAGTTTTCAGGATCTGGAAACACAGATGCAGGTGGTGATCCGCGACTCCGGCCGCCAGCAACCACGGGATGTCGGCTGGCTCGGCGCCGAACAGCGCTGGACTGTCGGCAGCCTCGCCACGGCGGCCACGTTCGTCAGCAGCGGCCTCGGTTTTGCCTGGCTGCCCCGGCACATGATCGAACGAGAACTGAAAGATGGTTCGCTCAAGCTGCTACCGTTGGACAGGGGCGGCAACCGCAATTCCAGCTTCTATCTGTATTCGAACAAGGACAAACCCTTGGGCCCGGCCACGCAAATCCTCATCGAACTGCTGCGTACCTTCGACACCTTGCCGCTGGATGCACCGTTCGCCGCACCTGAACAAGCCTGA
- a CDS encoding 3-phosphoglycerate kinase has product MKKFCCVLLALLPLTAFAYPIDVQKDLNGMKIDYEPYDTDNDIGSIRVANYGDVDAVCKAVFNNGPEAPRTRTIDVPAGKHKNATAKFTREIIKLRITLTCTPK; this is encoded by the coding sequence ATGAAAAAATTCTGTTGTGTGCTGCTGGCGCTGCTTCCGCTGACCGCTTTTGCTTATCCGATTGATGTGCAGAAAGATCTCAACGGCATGAAGATCGATTACGAGCCTTACGACACCGACAATGACATCGGCTCCATTCGAGTGGCCAACTACGGTGACGTCGATGCAGTGTGCAAGGCCGTCTTCAACAATGGCCCGGAAGCACCGCGCACCCGCACAATCGATGTACCGGCCGGCAAACATAAAAACGCCACGGCCAAGTTCACCCGCGAGATCATCAAGCTGCGCATCACACTGACCTGTACTCCGAAATAA
- a CDS encoding FMN-dependent NADH-azoreductase, with protein MSRVLIIESSARQQDSVSRQLTQTFISQWKAAHPADQITVRDLAVNPVPHLDSNLLGGWMKPAEQRNNSEQASLDRSNELTDELLAADVLVMAAPMYNFAIPSTLKAWLDHVLRAGVTFKYTETGPQGLLSGKRAYVLTARGGIYAGGPADHQEPYLRQVMGFIGINDVTFIHAEGMNLGGDFQEKGLNQANAKLSQVA; from the coding sequence ATGTCCCGCGTTCTGATCATCGAAAGCAGCGCCCGCCAGCAAGACTCGGTATCCCGTCAACTGACCCAGACCTTTATCAGTCAGTGGAAAGCGGCGCACCCGGCCGATCAGATCACCGTGCGTGACCTCGCCGTGAACCCGGTGCCGCACCTGGACAGCAACCTGCTGGGCGGCTGGATGAAACCCGCCGAGCAACGCAACAACAGCGAGCAAGCGTCGCTGGATCGTTCCAACGAATTGACCGATGAATTGCTTGCCGCCGACGTGCTGGTGATGGCGGCGCCGATGTACAACTTTGCGATCCCGAGCACCCTCAAGGCCTGGCTCGACCACGTACTGCGTGCCGGCGTGACCTTCAAGTACACCGAAACCGGCCCGCAAGGTCTGCTCAGCGGCAAACGTGCCTACGTGCTCACCGCTCGCGGCGGCATCTACGCCGGCGGCCCGGCAGATCATCAGGAACCGTACCTGCGTCAGGTCATGGGCTTCATCGGCATCAACGACGTGACGTTCATTCACGCCGAGGGCATGAACCTCGGTGGCGACTTTCAGGAGAAGGGCCTGAATCAGGCCAATGCCAAGCTGTCCCAGGTCGCTTGA